A genome region from Fibrobacter sp. includes the following:
- a CDS encoding NAD(P)/FAD-dependent oxidoreductase produces the protein MRDEYDVIIAGAGPAGSTCAKILSQNGISPLLIEKKNFPRIKPCCGFLTSKAVSTVQRIFGPIPESILCNNREIEFQWSSTGKNYNSVKGYDLFLNLYRERFDSWLLEKSDAEFLGNSTVETFDQIGDKVAVDVLTDGKKSTFRCKYLVCATGANSRLRKILDKNYLSKNAGVGIQKVYRGHFECDKSIYYVNISRKFTDNAFSFFYFKDDLFFIGTGWTGKYDGYFERWFDFLKQRYDPELELIRDERCCIEYRMEPDCLFFGKGNVIYAGEASGLIENWGIGITSALISGEKAAFSIIQNKSDLANTYISNIKPELDSLQRR, from the coding sequence ATGAGAGACGAATACGATGTAATCATTGCCGGAGCAGGGCCGGCAGGTTCAACCTGTGCAAAAATCCTCTCACAAAATGGAATTTCTCCCCTGCTGATCGAAAAGAAAAACTTTCCCAGGATAAAACCATGCTGCGGCTTTCTCACAAGCAAAGCAGTATCCACCGTTCAGAGGATATTCGGTCCAATACCTGAAAGCATACTGTGTAACAACAGAGAGATAGAATTTCAATGGAGCAGCACAGGCAAGAACTATAACAGTGTCAAAGGATATGATCTATTCCTGAACCTGTATAGAGAAAGATTCGATTCCTGGCTGCTGGAAAAATCCGATGCTGAATTTCTTGGTAATAGTACAGTAGAAACTTTCGATCAGATCGGGGATAAGGTAGCTGTAGATGTCCTGACTGATGGAAAAAAAAGCACCTTCAGATGCAAATACCTTGTCTGCGCAACAGGAGCTAATTCCAGGTTGAGAAAAATTCTGGATAAAAATTATCTGTCTAAAAATGCAGGTGTCGGCATTCAAAAAGTATACAGGGGCCATTTTGAATGTGATAAAAGTATTTACTATGTCAATATCAGCAGGAAATTCACAGATAATGCATTCTCGTTCTTTTACTTTAAAGATGATCTCTTTTTTATCGGCACCGGATGGACTGGAAAATATGACGGATATTTCGAGAGATGGTTTGATTTTTTAAAACAGAGATATGATCCTGAATTGGAATTAATCAGAGATGAAAGGTGCTGCATAGAATATAGAATGGAGCCGGATTGTCTATTCTTTGGTAAAGGGAACGTGATCTATGCCGGAGAGGCGTCCGGGCTTATAGAAAACTGGGGAATCGGAATCACCTCCGCCCTGATCTCAGGAGAAAAGGCAGCATTTTCCATAATTCAGAACAAATCTGATCTTGCCAATACGTACATTTCGAACATTAAACCTGAATTGGATTCACTTCAAAGAAGATGA
- a CDS encoding sigma-54-dependent Fis family transcriptional regulator, whose product MQKPHILIVDDEEAIVFTLSSILKNYHITACSRSSEALNALRSGNQFDIILMDFRMPEINGLELLYEAKKYLSSYKAVLITAFSTREILEKGINNELFHKIVNKPFDPEKLHEMVEEIYSALQKERADRQYYSLLESQIASLSNAFHQRNTVLIHSCSQMQNVLSLTRKYASSNANVLLEGESGVGKEIIANLIHLLSSRADKPMIKVNCSAIPEHLFESELFGHKRGAFTGALIDKPGKFQLADGGTLFLDEIGELPLNQQAKILRAIEDFEISPVGSTEPERVDVRIISATNKNLDSLIKTGRFRSDLRFRLNILSLYIPPLRDRREDIPILSAYFLSEIANNEGRITKQMDKECLEYLSSLDYPGNVRELKSLIYKAYLLTDDSIIRKSDILNIRAGAKEENRPVFNQSFTLSELETQYIQYQLEKNNYCLTDTAHVLGVEVSNLSRKLKNMGISVKELKKNHLFSPGNGNREELFNS is encoded by the coding sequence ATGCAAAAACCTCACATACTGATTGTTGATGATGAAGAAGCGATAGTTTTTACTCTTTCCAGCATTCTAAAAAATTATCATATAACAGCATGCTCCAGATCATCAGAGGCTCTGAATGCTCTCCGGTCAGGGAATCAATTCGACATCATTCTTATGGATTTCAGGATGCCGGAGATTAACGGGCTTGAACTCCTTTATGAGGCAAAAAAGTATCTCTCCTCCTACAAGGCAGTGCTTATTACGGCATTCTCCACCCGTGAGATTCTGGAAAAGGGAATCAATAATGAACTTTTCCACAAAATAGTCAATAAGCCATTTGATCCTGAGAAACTGCATGAAATGGTTGAGGAAATCTATTCTGCTCTGCAAAAAGAGAGGGCAGACAGGCAGTACTACTCTCTTCTTGAATCTCAGATTGCATCGCTCAGCAACGCTTTCCATCAGAGAAATACCGTATTGATCCACTCCTGTTCTCAGATGCAGAATGTGCTTTCTCTCACCCGCAAATACGCTTCATCAAATGCCAATGTGCTTCTGGAAGGTGAAAGCGGGGTAGGAAAAGAGATAATCGCCAATCTTATTCACCTCCTGAGCAGCAGAGCCGATAAACCGATGATAAAAGTAAACTGCTCCGCCATCCCTGAGCATCTTTTTGAATCAGAGCTCTTCGGGCATAAAAGAGGAGCATTTACAGGAGCATTAATCGATAAACCCGGTAAATTTCAACTGGCTGACGGAGGGACACTGTTTCTGGATGAAATCGGGGAACTTCCTTTAAACCAGCAGGCCAAAATACTGAGGGCCATTGAGGACTTCGAGATTTCGCCTGTTGGTTCCACTGAACCGGAGAGAGTGGATGTACGCATAATCTCTGCTACAAATAAAAACCTGGATTCCCTGATCAAAACCGGCAGATTCAGATCAGATCTGCGGTTCCGGCTCAATATTCTATCCCTCTACATCCCACCACTGAGGGACCGGAGGGAAGATATCCCGATTTTATCGGCTTATTTTCTGTCGGAAATCGCGAACAATGAGGGCCGGATTACAAAACAGATGGACAAAGAGTGTCTGGAGTACCTGTCTTCTCTTGATTATCCGGGAAATGTAAGAGAACTGAAAAGCCTTATATACAAGGCATATCTGCTCACTGATGATTCCATTATCAGGAAATCGGATATTTTAAATATCAGAGCCGGCGCCAAAGAGGAAAACCGGCCTGTATTTAATCAGTCATTTACTCTTTCTGAACTGGAAACACAGTACATTCAATATCAACTGGAGAAAAACAACTACTGCCTGACAGATACAGCTCATGTACTTGGTGTGGAGGTCAGTAATCTGTCCAGGAAATTGAAGAACATGGGAATATCTGTAAAGGAACTGAAAAAAAACCACTTGTTCTCTCCCGGCAACGGGAACAGAGAAGAGTTATTTAACTCATGA
- a CDS encoding (deoxy)nucleoside triphosphate pyrophosphohydrolase, whose protein sequence is MNQNKRIPVVCAIIEQDNKFLAAQRNLNQTNAELWEFPGGKVRSGEKPEDALRREIREELGATIDIENQLSPVVYDYPWISIELIPFICRINTGIILPIEHSQVRFITASESRNLDWAPADIPVLREYLEYKKRNR, encoded by the coding sequence TTGAACCAGAATAAACGAATTCCCGTTGTCTGCGCTATCATTGAACAGGATAACAAGTTTCTGGCTGCACAGCGCAATCTGAACCAGACAAACGCAGAACTCTGGGAATTTCCCGGGGGAAAAGTAAGGAGCGGAGAGAAGCCGGAGGATGCGCTCCGGAGAGAAATAAGAGAGGAACTGGGAGCAACAATAGATATAGAAAATCAACTGAGTCCTGTGGTTTACGATTACCCCTGGATTTCCATCGAATTAATCCCCTTTATCTGCAGAATCAATACTGGTATTATACTTCCGATTGAGCATTCACAGGTGCGTTTTATAACTGCATCAGAATCGAGAAATCTCGACTGGGCACCTGCTGATATTCCGGTGCTGAGAGAGTACCTGGAGTATAAAAAGAGAAACAGATAG
- a CDS encoding MBL fold metallo-hydrolase, with the protein MQIQFCGGAQTVTGSQILISVNGKKLLLECGLFQGRRQESYEKNQNFIYNPAEIDAVILSHAHIDHSGNIPNLVKKGFKGSIYTTPATIDLCKLMLRDSAYLQEKDLEWVNRIRRRSHQPEIPPLYNIEDVNAAIELFVGVDYDRAFTIAPGVEAMFRDSGHILGSAGIHLEITENGKTYKLGFTGDIGRPGMPLTHDPNVLRELDILIMESTYGNRLHESYDNVEEELAKAVRETASNGGKIIIPSFAVGRTQVLVYVLHKLFDQNRIPDMPVYVDSPLACRATEVFRNYPDYLDRETKRIYLVDNEDPFGFRRLSYVHDVEESKRLNSVTFPHVIISGSGMAEGGRILHHLRNNVHNPKNLVLFVGYAARETLARKIIDGQRIVRIFGEEHTVKCKTTVMDAFSAHADRRNLLDYVGLNSPERLEHIFLIHGDADQALPLRDGLRSKGFRNVHFPAPGEVFRYNTGES; encoded by the coding sequence ATGCAGATTCAATTTTGCGGCGGCGCTCAGACTGTTACAGGCTCTCAGATTCTGATAAGTGTAAATGGTAAAAAACTCCTTCTGGAGTGCGGGTTGTTCCAGGGGAGAAGACAGGAGAGCTATGAAAAAAACCAGAATTTTATCTACAATCCTGCAGAAATCGATGCGGTCATTCTGAGCCATGCCCATATTGATCACAGCGGCAACATTCCCAATCTCGTAAAAAAGGGTTTTAAAGGCTCTATATACACCACACCCGCCACCATTGACCTATGCAAACTCATGCTCAGGGATTCAGCATATCTTCAGGAGAAAGATCTTGAGTGGGTAAACCGCATAAGAAGACGCAGTCATCAGCCGGAAATTCCGCCTCTTTACAACATAGAAGACGTAAATGCAGCAATAGAGCTGTTTGTGGGAGTTGACTACGACCGTGCCTTCACAATTGCACCAGGTGTTGAGGCAATGTTCAGGGATTCCGGGCATATACTGGGTTCAGCCGGCATACACCTTGAGATTACCGAGAACGGGAAAACCTACAAACTTGGTTTTACAGGTGATATCGGCCGGCCAGGAATGCCGCTTACCCACGATCCAAACGTCCTCCGTGAACTTGACATTCTCATAATGGAATCGACCTACGGAAACAGGCTTCACGAAAGCTATGACAATGTCGAGGAGGAACTGGCAAAAGCCGTCCGTGAGACCGCATCCAACGGAGGAAAAATTATAATCCCCTCTTTTGCGGTTGGACGCACTCAGGTACTCGTTTATGTGCTGCACAAGCTTTTTGACCAGAACCGAATCCCGGACATGCCGGTCTACGTTGACAGTCCTCTGGCATGCAGAGCAACCGAAGTTTTCCGTAATTATCCCGACTATCTTGACAGAGAAACAAAAAGAATTTACCTTGTCGATAATGAGGATCCCTTTGGATTCCGGAGATTATCGTATGTACATGATGTCGAGGAGTCGAAAAGGCTCAATTCGGTAACATTCCCTCATGTAATAATCTCCGGTTCCGGGATGGCCGAAGGCGGCCGGATCCTGCATCACCTGCGTAACAATGTGCATAACCCTAAAAACCTGGTGCTTTTCGTGGGGTATGCAGCCAGGGAAACTCTCGCCAGGAAAATTATCGACGGACAGAGGATTGTAAGGATATTCGGAGAGGAGCATACAGTCAAGTGCAAGACTACAGTCATGGATGCTTTCAGCGCACATGCCGACAGGCGTAACCTGCTTGACTATGTTGGACTCAATTCACCGGAACGGCTGGAACACATTTTTCTGATACATGGTGATGCGGATCAGGCTTTACCGCTCAGGGATGGATTGAGGAGTAAAGGGTTCAGAAATGTGCATTTTCCAGCTCCCGGAGAGGTTTTCCGGTACAATACAGGTGAGAGTTGA